The following coding sequences lie in one Pontibacter sp. G13 genomic window:
- a CDS encoding DUF3276 family protein has product MQGRDEVYSEKIRAGKRTYFFDVRSTRSNDYYITITESKRRFNGRGYDKHKIFLYKEDFNKFLASLTKTVDHVKTELMPDYDYDEFDRREREYEREDFDSDGENVVEEEYEVETELEDTLSTSWEE; this is encoded by the coding sequence ATGCAAGGGAGAGATGAAGTGTACTCTGAGAAGATCAGAGCGGGAAAGCGCACGTATTTCTTCGATGTGAGGTCCACTCGCTCCAATGATTATTATATCACAATCACGGAGAGCAAGCGTCGGTTCAATGGCCGTGGATACGACAAGCACAAGATTTTCCTCTATAAGGAGGATTTCAACAAATTCTTGGCTTCGTTGACCAAAACCGTAGACCACGTGAAGACGGAGCTCATGCCAGACTACGATTATGACGAGTTTGACAGAAGAGAACGTGAGTACGAACGCGAAGACTTCGATTCCGATGGGGAAAACGTGGTAGAGGAAGAATACGAAGTGGAAACTGAATTGGAAGACACGCTTTCTACCAGCTGGGAAGAGTAG
- a CDS encoding T9SS type A sorting domain-containing protein, with the protein MQLIKSAAATLLIGVGLLTSAFAQPESRKPKLDKEQRQAIKTEVHQYIETNVIPVAAPIREELDNILSSSEQAQLAEIRGELKAMHEQHRAKMKEMRDIPREERQRPTEAQREEMRAEHEAKRKLMHDAWTIFYNHEDAIKASMETLKPNAKTWKTEIHEIVKSHMPERPEGAEREARSHEGRRGHHGHHGMHGQGHGRKGMHGLAMLHSPVAFLLWDPSQPLPRMEEPAEMELNVFPNPSTGFNTLEYQVQKAGKVTIDLLDKSGQLIRTVYTGTKSEGEHSLETSMRDLNSGVYIYRITTESGISNVKVIKE; encoded by the coding sequence ATGCAGTTGATCAAATCCGCAGCAGCAACCCTGCTGATCGGGGTGGGATTGCTCACCTCCGCCTTCGCACAACCTGAATCCCGCAAACCCAAGCTCGACAAGGAGCAGCGTCAGGCCATCAAAACCGAGGTACACCAATATATCGAGACCAATGTCATCCCGGTGGCAGCCCCCATCCGCGAGGAGCTCGACAACATCCTCAGCAGCTCCGAGCAGGCACAACTCGCCGAAATCCGCGGCGAGCTCAAGGCCATGCACGAGCAGCACCGCGCCAAAATGAAAGAGATGCGCGATATCCCTCGCGAAGAACGCCAGCGACCCACCGAGGCTCAACGCGAGGAAATGCGCGCGGAACATGAAGCCAAGCGCAAACTGATGCACGATGCTTGGACCATCTTCTACAACCACGAGGATGCAATCAAGGCGAGCATGGAGACCCTCAAGCCAAACGCCAAGACCTGGAAAACCGAAATCCACGAAATTGTCAAATCGCACATGCCCGAGCGTCCAGAGGGAGCCGAACGGGAAGCGCGCAGTCATGAAGGTCGTCGTGGACACCACGGCCATCATGGCATGCACGGACAAGGGCATGGTCGAAAAGGCATGCATGGATTGGCGATGCTTCATAGCCCAGTGGCATTCCTGCTCTGGGACCCAAGCCAGCCATTGCCACGAATGGAAGAGCCTGCCGAGATGGAATTGAACGTATTTCCCAATCCTTCTACCGGATTCAACACCTTGGAATACCAAGTCCAGAAAGCCGGAAAGGTAACCATCGACTTGCTCGACAAAAGCGGCCAACTGATCCGTACAGTCTATACAGGCACCAAGTCTGAAGGGGAGCATTCTTTGGAAACCTCCATGCGAGACCTGAACTCCGGAGTATACATCTATCGGATCACGACCGAGTCCGGCATCTCCAACGTCAAGGTCATCAAGGAATAA
- a CDS encoding DUF1295 domain-containing protein, giving the protein MAQDQAKAQRTGWLWQAIAYLVAVIVGGGVWMWGGHLELIPRLWWADVAGTIVIFLFSISLKNSSMYDPYWSLWPMGAAILLFSMSEMGLREMVVLALTCAYGMRLTWNFLRGWPGMSHQDWRYDRLHAKTGKWYWIVSFLGIHMMPTGMTFGGSLSLIPAMYEPMAGWSLFDVLAVMVTGGAVLLEGIADNQLRAFMKSNPPKGSIMESGVWAWCRHPNYLGEILFWWGLWMFGYAANPAYAWTVVGPLAITCLFAFISIPMMDRRHRDRRPGYADHMKQLPGLIPLGLFKRKKSASRTNK; this is encoded by the coding sequence ATGGCGCAGGATCAAGCGAAGGCCCAACGCACGGGCTGGTTATGGCAAGCCATCGCCTACTTGGTGGCAGTGATCGTCGGCGGAGGAGTATGGATGTGGGGCGGACATTTGGAGCTGATTCCCAGGCTTTGGTGGGCGGATGTAGCTGGAACGATCGTGATATTCTTGTTCAGTATTTCCCTCAAGAATTCGAGCATGTACGACCCCTATTGGAGCCTCTGGCCTATGGGAGCCGCGATTTTGCTGTTTTCCATGAGCGAAATGGGACTTCGAGAGATGGTGGTATTGGCACTGACCTGTGCCTATGGAATGCGATTGACCTGGAACTTCTTGAGAGGATGGCCAGGCATGTCTCATCAAGATTGGCGGTATGACCGGCTTCACGCCAAAACAGGCAAATGGTATTGGATTGTCAGTTTTTTGGGGATTCACATGATGCCTACTGGGATGACTTTTGGAGGAAGCCTATCCTTGATTCCCGCCATGTATGAGCCGATGGCAGGATGGTCCTTGTTTGATGTCCTGGCAGTGATGGTCACCGGCGGCGCTGTGCTGCTGGAAGGGATTGCAGACAATCAATTGCGCGCATTCATGAAGTCCAATCCTCCCAAGGGATCGATCATGGAATCTGGGGTATGGGCCTGGTGCCGTCATCCCAATTATCTCGGCGAAATCTTGTTTTGGTGGGGACTTTGGATGTTTGGCTATGCTGCCAATCCGGCTTACGCTTGGACGGTGGTAGGGCCTTTGGCGATTACCTGCCTGTTTGCGTTCATTTCCATTCCTATGATGGATAGGCGCCATCGAGACCGCCGACCCGGGTATGCCGATCACATGAAGCAATTGCCCGGTTTGATTCCGCTCGGCCTATTTAAACGAAAAAAGAGCGCTAGTCGCACCAACAAATAA
- a CDS encoding cyclase family protein has protein sequence MPQQLVDLSKPIRYNPKDPFFMRVKIKHKPHRKSRNLIRFFVGLPLKLWPRNFMGWADDTIEKMGVHATTHIDAPWHYSPTVGGKKAKTIDEIPLEWCHGPGVVIDMSHKADFEEITIEDLQQDLSRSGAQIVPGTIVLIRTDRDKLSGTPEFAELGTGMSAEATRWLIEQGIKVMGIDQWGWDLPLKYMAQKARENNDPDYFWRAHLVGAELEYCHMEQLTNLDKLPSHGFEVAVFPLKIEGASAAPARVIAYLPEHAPA, from the coding sequence ATGCCTCAACAGCTAGTCGACCTATCCAAACCCATTAGGTACAACCCCAAGGACCCCTTCTTCATGCGGGTCAAAATCAAACACAAACCTCACCGAAAAAGTCGCAACCTCATTCGATTTTTTGTCGGATTGCCGCTGAAGCTCTGGCCTCGGAATTTTATGGGATGGGCAGATGATACCATCGAGAAAATGGGGGTCCATGCCACTACGCATATCGATGCACCTTGGCATTACAGCCCGACCGTTGGAGGCAAAAAAGCCAAGACTATCGACGAGATTCCCCTCGAATGGTGCCACGGGCCCGGAGTGGTGATTGATATGAGCCATAAGGCCGATTTTGAGGAAATTACCATTGAGGATCTCCAGCAAGATTTATCTCGCTCAGGGGCCCAGATCGTTCCTGGTACCATTGTGCTCATCAGAACAGATCGAGACAAACTCTCGGGAACTCCAGAATTTGCTGAGCTAGGCACGGGTATGAGTGCCGAAGCGACGAGATGGTTGATTGAACAGGGGATCAAAGTGATGGGAATCGACCAATGGGGCTGGGATCTTCCTCTCAAGTATATGGCACAAAAGGCACGGGAAAACAATGATCCGGATTATTTCTGGAGAGCGCATCTGGTCGGTGCAGAATTGGAGTACTGCCACATGGAGCAATTGACCAATCTAGACAAATTGCCCAGTCATGGATTTGAGGTGGCAGTTTTCCCACTGAAAATTGAAGGAGCTTCTGCAGCACCAGCCCGTGTAATTGCCTACCTGCCGGAACATGCACCAGCCTAA